In the Candidatus Nanopelagicales bacterium genome, CTCAGGCGGCGTCCAGCGCTGCGGCGATGACATCGCGCAAGCGTCCGGCCTGAGTCTGCTCGGACAGAGCCTGCGCCGCCGCGCAACTGCCACGCTTCCAGTCATCCACCTGATCGGGGCTCAGATTCGACAGGACGTGCCGCAGAGCGTCGACGCTGAACCCTGCCGTGACCCCACCGAGGCGCTGATGTCGCACCAATTCGGCCATCTCAGGGGACGGTCCCACCAGCAGGCCGAGACCACTCTGGACGAAGTCGAAGAACTTGTTCGGCAGTGCATGCTGGTGGTTGAAATTGACCGGAGGAAGGACATACAAGCCGACGTCATATCGATCGAGGGCCGCAGGAAGCTCAGCCATGGGGACCGCGGGCCGAACGCGAACGTTTTGGGTTTGGTCGGCACGCACCTGCAACTGGTCGAGAACCCGCGGCTCGTACTGGCTGCGAACCAGGAAGAGATCGAATGACACACCGGGAATGTCCGCTGCGGCCTCGATCATCTCGGAAAGCCCCCGGCTGCGCGCAGCGACCCCGCTGTGAACGAGTCGAACCGGTGTTTCCGTGCGGCGGAACTGCGGCCGTCGAAACGGGGCGGCATTCGTGATCGTCGTCGCCTTGATGTCGTACCGATGCGCGTACTCTGCCGCGATGCCATCCGACACGGTGGTGACGGCTGTCGCGCGGGGC is a window encoding:
- a CDS encoding glycosyltransferase; the protein is MARILILSFSDIAHDPRILRHIRALGSIHDLVTCGFGVEPNAVSAHISIPPARSMPTTRRGLAALALRRTEHAYSLIPAVREAQRAVAGRTFDLVLANDINTLPLALDVAAGRPVVSDLHEFAPLENNEDWRWRAVLKPFVTALCADHLPRATAVTTVSDGIAAEYAHRYDIKATTITNAAPFRRPQFRRTETPVRLVHSGVAARSRGLSEMIEAAADIPGVSFDLFLVRSQYEPRVLDQLQVRADQTQNVRVRPAVPMAELPAALDRYDVGLYVLPPVNFNHQHALPNKFFDFVQSGLGLLVGPSPEMAELVRHQRLGGVTAGFSVDALRHVLSNLSPDQVDDWKRGSCAAAQALSEQTQAGRLRDVIAAALDAA